The genomic interval TCTACGTCGCCATCCTCGCCGGCCTGCGCCAGGCACGTCCCGACGTGGATGTGGACAGCTATCTCACCCCGCTGGGCAAATCGGTGCTCGACGACGTCAGCAGCCAGTGCTTCGGCGATATCTACGCCCGGGTGCGCGGTCTCGGCGTCGGTGAACTGATGGCCCGTCCGCTGTCCGACGCCCGCATCCGCGCCGCGATCAACGACTACCTGACCGTGCCCACCAGCGGCTACGACGCCCCGATCCTGTTGCTGATCAACGTCACCGACCAGACCGTGCCGTCCCCGTTGCACGGCGCGTTGGCCGCCCAGCTCGCCGCCAATGGCGTCGGCTTCGACGCCATCACCGGCACCGGTCAGCACTGTGAGCTGAACCCGGCCATGCTCGCGGGCATCGACGGATTCCTGGCGCGGATCAAGGCCACCCCGGCGTAGCCGCGCAAACGGTGCGGTCCTGATCTGCGATTTGCCCCGGTTGGTAGGTTCTACCGGTGTCCGAATCTGATGTTTCCGCTCGTGGGAGCGCCGCACTGCTGGGTCCCGCCGAGGTGCGCACGCTGGCCGAGCGGTTCGGCGTCCGGCCGACCAAGCAGCTCGGACAAAATTTCGTGCACGACGCGAACACGGTCCGGCGGATCGTCTCGGCGGCCGGGGTGGGTCGTGACGACGTCGTTCTCGAGGTGGGTCCGGGGCTCGGTTCGCTGACCTTGGCGCTGCTCGACGTGGTCGATTCGGTGGTCGCGGTCGAGATCGATCCGGTGCTCGCCGAGCATCTTCCGGTGACCGTCGCCGATCGCGCGCCCGCGCTGGCCGACCGCTTGCGGGTGGTCCAGGCCGACGCGATGCGCGTCACCGCCGCCGAACTGCCCGCCCTGCCGACCGCGTTGGTGGCGAACCTGCCCTACAACGTGGCGGTTCCGGTCCTGTTGCACCTGCTCGCCGAATTGCCCACCATCACAACCTCGTTGGTGATGGTGCAGGCCGAGGTCGCGGACCGGCTGGCCGCCGAACCCGGTGGCCGCATCTACGGCGTGCCCAGCGTGAAGGCGGGTTTCTTCGGCCGGGTGCGTCGCGCGGGTCATGTCGGCACGCAGGTCTTCTGGCCGGTTCCCCGCGTCGAATCGGGCCTGGTCCGCATCGAACGCTATGCCGAGTCTCCCTGGCCCATCGACGAAACGCATCGACGCCGCGTCTTCGAAGTCGTCGACGCCGCGTTCGCCCAGCGCCGCAAGACCCTGCGCGCCGCCCTCGCCTCCTGGGCCGGCTCCCCGGCCGAAGCGGAGCGCCGCCTGGTCGCCGCGGGGATCGATCCCACCGCGCGCGGTGAAACCCTCGACACCGCCGCCTACGTCCGGCTGGCCGCCCAAGCCTGACCGCCGCGAACATGACCGCCGCGAACATGACCGGCTGAGCGAATGCTCTCTCGGGCGGAGGTTTCGGAAGACCCGTCAGTTGTGGTGGCCGGAGTGGCCGCCGGGGGACGTGGAATCCGTTGCGGTGGCGGTGAATTCGGCGGTGTGCACCGAATCGCCGTGGGAGAAGTCGAGATACAGGCGGTAGTCGCCGGCGCTGGGTGCGGTGGTGTGGAAGACGACCTCCGGACCTGGTGGCGTCTTGCCGAGCTCGCCCAAGGGGTGGGTGTGGAGATAGGCGAGATCGCCGGCGCGCAACGCGACGAGGTGGGCGTAGGCGCCCAGGTAGGGCTGGAGGTCGGTGACGGGTTTGCCGTCCCGGGTGACGGTGAAGCGCAGTTCGCTGCCCGCGGTGCTCTGTTCGCCGGTCAGCGTCACCTGGTAGCCGTCCACGGTGCTGGTCCGGGCCGGCGGCGGAAGTGGTTGCGCTGCCTGCGTTCCGGCCACGGTGACGGACTTGCCGAGAACGAGATCACGCCCCGCCGCCTCGGGGACGAAGTCGGCGAAGACGCGATAGTCGCCGGGCTGGTCCCAGGTCCAATCGATCGACCAGGTGCCGGTGGCATCCATTGCCGGGTGCGCGTGCCGGTACTGGGTGAGGTCGGTGCGGACCACGATCAGATGCAGTTGTTTCTCGTGCTGAACGGTGAATCGGGTCACCGGCGTGCCGTCCGGCCCGATGATCCGGAAGCGCAGCGACCCGGGCTGATTCGGCTCGGCCGGGGCGGTCAGGTCGGCCAGGGTGTAACCGGACTCGCTGTCGCTGAGTCCGGTCGCGCCCGCCCCGCCGGTGTCCGCCGCGTCGCCCGGATCGCCCACCAGGGCGCCGATCCCGAGCGCCACGGCGAACAGGACGACGAGCACCCCGCCGATCGCGACCAGTCTCAGCTGATCCCGCATCAGGCGACCTCGTAGCCCGCCTCGTCGACGGCGGCGGTGATCTCGGAGTCGGTGACGGGCGCGGCGCTGTCTACGCGCACGGCGCCGGTGGCCAGGTCGACGTCGACGCTGGTCACGCCGTCGATCTTGCCGATCTCCGACTTGACCGCGCTGACGCAGTGCCCGCAGGTCATGCCCTTGACGGTGTAGGTGCTGGTAGCCATCGTCCGACTCCTTCGTTTTCTCGATCGTACGAGCCAGGATTATCGCCCGCTGGCTATCAAAGTACCCCTAGGGGGTATCTAGCGCAAGCGTTCGCTCAAGGCGCGGTGGACCAAGATGGCCAGCTCGCCATCGCCATATCGGCGACCGTCGCCAGCTCGGCCTGGGTCGCCCCATCGCGCGCGGCCTGCGACATGCCTTGCAGGACCGTGCCGATGTAGCGGGCCAGTGCCTTCGCATCCGCGTCGGCCGGTAACAGCCCGGCGTCGATATCGGCCTGTATGTGGTCGGTGAACAGATCGATGTTCCGATTGCGCAGGCCGCGCAGCATATCCGCGACCTCTGTGCTCGTCGTGTTCGATCCCGCGCTCATCACCAGGCAGCCGTGCGGGCACTCGGGCCGGGTGTATTCCACCGCGGCTTCGCGCAGCATGCGCCGGACCGCCGCGGTCGCGGTCGGTTCTTGCTCGAGCGCGCGGGGGATGAAGCCGCCGTACCGCGCTCCGAAGGCCCGCACCACTTCGGCGAACAGTTTCGCCTTGTCGCCGAAGGCGGCGTAGAGGCTGGGCGCGCCGATGCCGAGCTCCGCGGTCAGGTCGCCGATCGAGGTGGCTTCGTAGCCGCGGGTCCAGAACAGCCGGATGGCCTTGTCCAGCGCCTCTTCCCGGTCGAAGGAGCGGGGTCGTCCCCGGGTCGGCGTGGCCATGCCGACCATTTTATAACGCTCACTAGATAATGTGCTAACGTCCGTTTTGTAGTGATCGTTATAGAAAGGAACTCGTCATGGGTGCACTGACAGGCAAGACGGCTCTGGTCACCGGCGGCAGCCGCGGTATCGGGCGCGCCGTCGCGGAACGGCTGGGGCGCGACGGCGCGCGAATCGCCGTGCACTACAACGGTAACGAGGCGGCGGCCAAGGAAACCGTCGCCGCGATCGAAAAAGCGGGTGGATCCGCCTTCGCCATCGGTGCCGAGCTCGGCGTGCCCGGTGACGCAGCGGCACTGTGGAGCGCCTTCGACGCACACGCCGACGGTCTGGACATCCTGGTGAACAATGCCGGCATCGACGGCGTCCGGGAGCCGCTGAGCGGCACCGAGGAGGCCGACTTCGATCGCGTCTTCGCGGTCAACGCCAAGGCGCCGTTCTTCGTCACCAAGCTCGGGCTGGACCGGCTGCGCGACGGCGGCCGCATCGTCAACCTCTCCACCGGCCTGACCCAGGGCGCGCGGATGCCGCAGCTCATCGCCTACACCATGACCAAGGGCGCGATCGATTCGTTCACCCAGGTTCTGGCCAAGGAACTCGGCGCGCGCGGCATCACCGTGAACGCGGTCGCGCCCGGCGTAATCGACACCGATATGAACGCGGGCTGGCTGCGCAACCCGCAAGCCGAGGCCGAGGTGTCGAGCATGTCTCCGCTGCAGCGGCTCGGGCAGCCCGCCGATGTCGCCGATATCGTCGGCTTCCTGGCCTCGGACGATTCGCGGTGGGTCACGGGTCAGTGGATCGACGCCACCGGCGGCGCGCTGCTGTAGCCGCCCGTCGTCGGCGCTACCCATTAGAGTTGGGCAGCGTGTTGTCAGTAGTGCCCAGCCCCGTCACCGTGCGCGCGCCGTCGAAGGTGAATTTGCACCTCGGAGTCGGCGACCTGCGCGAGGACGGGTATCACGACCTGACCACGGTATTCCAGGCGCTTTCGCTCAGCGACGACCTGCACATCTCGCCCGCCGCCGCGCTCACCGTGAAGGTGAGCGGCGAGGGCGCGGCCGACGTGCCGACCGACCGCACCAACCTGGTGTGGCAGGCGGCGGTCCGGCTGGCGCATCTGGCCGGCCGGGTGCCGCTGGTGGAAATCGCCATCGCCAAGGGCATTCCGGTGGCGGGCGGGATGGCCGGCGGCAGCGCGGACGGCGCCGCCGCCCTGGTCGGATTGAACGAACTATGGGATATCGGCCTGGCTCGCGATGAATTGATGTCGATAGCCGCGGAATTGGGCAGCGACGTGCCGTTCGCGCTGCACGGGGGGACGGCGCTGGGCACCGGACGCGGGGAACGGCTGCTTCCGGTGCTGTCCCGCAACACTTTTCACTGGGTGCTGGCCTTCGCCAAAGGCGGGTTGTCCACGCCGGCGGTGTTCGCGGAACTGGATCGGTTGCGCGAGATCGGTGCGCCGCCCCGCCTCGGTCCGCCCGAGCAGTTGATGCAGGCACTGGCCGCCGGCGACCCGGAACAGCTCGCGCCCCTGCTGGGTAACGACTTGCAGGCGGCGGCGGTCTCGTTGCAGCCGGAGCTCCGGCGGACGCTGCGGGCCGGTGTTTCGGCGGGTGCGCTGGCCGGGCTGGTGTCCGGGTCCGGGCCGACGTGCGCGTTCCTGTGCGAGAGCGAATCCGCGGCCGTCGCGGTCGCCGCGGAACTCGCCGGCGCGGGCGTGGCCCGCAGCGTGCGCACCGCCAGCGGGCCGGTCCCGGGGGCGCGCATCCTGCCGCCGGACACCCAAGTCAAACGCTGACCCAGCAGCGATCGGGCTGGTCGGCGCACGCGGGCTGAGGGTGCTGAGCCCGGCCGTCCCCGGCCGCCTCGGTACCCTTGCCGAGGGCAACTATCTGCCTCATGCCCTCGGCGTAACCCCCGGAAGGATTTATGTCCAACCTGATCAACCTGGAGCAGGTCTCCAAGAGCTTCGGTATCAAGCCGCTCTTGGACAATGTCTCGCTCGGTGTGCACGCGGGCGAGCGGATCGGCGTCGTCGGCCTCAACGGCGGCGGCAAGACGACCCTGCTCGAGGTGCTGACCGGCATCGAGGCCCCGGACAGTGGCCGAGTGAGCCGGGTCGGCGGGTTGCGCATTGCCGTGGTCACGCAGCGCGGTGTGCTGCCGCCCGGGTCCACCGTCGGGTCGGTGGTGCTCGCGGGTCTGGCGGATGACGCGATGACCGACGGGGTCGCCGAACACGAGTGGGCCGCCAACCCGCGGATCCGCACGGTGATCGAGGGTATCGGCATCGAGGGCCTGGGCATGGAGGCCTCGGTCGACAACCTCTCCGGTGGCGAACGCCGCCGGGTCGCGCTGGCCGCCGCGCTGGTGCGTGACCTGGACCTGCTCGTCCTCGACGAGCCCACCAACCATCTCGATGTCGAAGGCGTGCAGTGGCTGGCGCGGCATCTGCTGAACCGGCGCAGCGCGCTCGTCGTCGTCACCCACGATCGCTGGTTCCTCGACACCGTCGCCACCAACACCTGGGAGGTCGTCGGCGGCAAGGTGGAAAGCTACGAGGGCGGCTACGGTGACTGGATCTTCGCCCGCGCCGAAAGAGCAAGGCAGGCCGACGCTTCCGAGGCGCGCCGGCAGAACCTGGCCCGCAAGGAACTGGCCTGGTTGCGCCGGGGCGCGAAGGCGCGCACCTCCAAGCCGCGCTACCGGGTCGAAGCCGCCGAAGCGCTGATCGCCGACGTGCCGCCGCCCCGGGACAGCGTCTCGCTGGCCGCCTTCGCCCGAAAGCGGTTGGGGCGCGTGGTAATCGAGCTGGAAGACACCACCCTGACCACCCCGGACGGCCGCGAACTGGTGCGGGACCTGACCTGGCGGCTCGCGCCGGGCGAGCGGGTCGGCCTCGTCGGCGTCAACGGTTCGGGCAAGACCACGCTGCTGCGGGCCCTCGCGGGCGAGGTGGAACCCGCCGCGGGCAAGCGGATTCAAGGCCAGACGGTCCAGATCGGCTGGCTGCGCCAGGAACTCGACGACCTGCCCACGAACATGCGCGTGCTCGAGGCGGTACAGCAGGTCGCGCAGCGACTCATGCTGGGCGATAAGGAGATCTCCGCCGGTCAGCTCGCCGAACGGCTCGGCTTCACCCCCGCTCGCCAGCGCACCCCGGTCGGTGATCTCTCCGGTGGTGAACGCCGCCGTCTGCAACTGACGCGCATCCTGATGGCCGAGCCGAACGTGCTGCTGCTCGACGAGCCCACCAACGACCTCGACATCGACACCCTGCAACAGCTCGAGGATCTGCTCGACAACTGGGCCGGCACCCTGGTCGTCATCAGCCACGACCGCTACCTGATCGAGCGTATCGCCGACTCGACCTGGGCGCTGTTCGGCGACGGCAAACTCACCAATCTGCCCGGCGGCATCGACGAATACCTGAAGAAGCGCGCCGCCCAGATTTCCTCGGCCGGTTCCCGTCCAGGCGCGGGTTCGTCCACGGAAACCGCAGCGCCGGTGACGGATTCGGCCGCCTACCGCGCGGCCCGCAAGGAACTCGCGAAACTCGAGCGCAGCATCGACAAGCTCGGCGAGCGCGAAGCGAAACTGCACGCCGCCCTCGCCGACGCCGCCACCGACCCGGACAAACTGCTGTCCCTCGGCGCCGAGCTCAAGCAGGTCCTGGCCGACAAGGACGCGGCCGAGGAACGGTGGATGGAGCTCGCTGAAGACGCGGAGTGATCGGCTGCGGCGCGTATCGCTACTGTGTGCCCGCGGCCCGGCCCTCATCGACGACGATCGGCAGGCAGGTCTGGATGAAATCCGCGCCGAAGGTGGTCAGGATGATGCTGCGGTAGGTCACCTTGGTACCGAAGCCGGAGCGCTTCAACACATTCCGGGCAGCGGACTGGGCTTCGAGGATCTGGTAGCGGTTCGGGTTGCCGACCGGTTCGGAGACGAATTCGATCAGCCCCAACCGGGTCAGGTTGGGCAGGTACTGCTGGATCCGGTTCGGGAAACGTAACCCGGCGTGCTCACCGATCAGCGTCAGACCCGAGACCCGGCGTTCCGAGCCGAGCGCGCGTGGCCGTCCGGCGCGGATATCGATGGCGGGCTGCGGGCCATCGGTGTGCAGGAAGCGCAGGATGCGCGCTTCGTCGGGGGTCAGATCGGCGAGCATCCGCGCGAAAGCCGGGTGGATGTCCTGGCTTTCGGCGTGCGTGCTGGCCGAAAGCCGAAGCAGCGCGGCCCCCTGCTCGCGTAGTGCGGGCACCTCCGGGCCCATGGCCCCGTCGCCCGGCATGCCCAGCGCGCGGCGCACCGCGCCCTTGAATTCGGATTCGGCTTCGGCGAGCACCTCGGCGGCGGGCGCGCCCGCGATGCTGCCGCGCACCACCGTCTTGCCGACATCGGCCGCGGTGCCCACGCCCCACGCGGTGACCTTGGACGCCGCCGAAATGGCAACGCGCGCAACGCCTACACCGGCGCGCACAGTTTGACGCGCGGACGGACGAGTGCGCTCGGGTGGCTCGGGAACTGGCAGGGGGGTTACCGGCCGCCGGGCGATCTCGGTCGACGGGCGCGCGTCAGGGGATCGCTCGGCGGCCGAAATATCGTCGCCGCCGTCAGATTCCGTCATAGCCATGTTGTCGCTACTCCCGTTCCGAAGATCAGGATATGAGCGTATCCGGCAAACAGGCCCAGCACACCGCCATGCAGAAAAAGCAGCCATTCGTCCTGCTTGATGGCCGCACGCAGCATGTCGACGAAGTCCGGCGGCGAGAGCTGTGACATCTGCTTGGCGATGTAATCGTTGATCTGGCGGCCCTGGCGGATGTTGAAGTCCGGGTCGGCGAAGGCGATCGGCGCGATCGCCTTGGCTTCCTTGGTCAAAGTGTCCTGCAGCGAATCATATTCGCGGCTGCCGAGCATGAACTTGACCGCGGGCCGGGCCGGGCCGAGTGCGCGGTCGGCGGCCGGGCGGAGCGTGTCCTCGAGCATCTGCATCGTGCGGTCCGAGCGCGGGCCGTTGAGCAGTTCGTCGCCGATATTGGCGACGGTCACCACTTGACTGGATACCAATTCGGCGTATCCATCGGTGATTTCGGACTGGCGCTTGATCAGCAGACCCTGTCGCCACGGGCACCACCACTTCGGGTAGGCGGGCGCGAAGATCATGTTCAACCCGACGTAGTTGACCACCCAGCCGATGATCACGCCGCCGACCGGCAGCACCGCCAGCGAGGGCCAGCCGGTCAGGTGCAGCAACGCGACCAGCACCAGACCCATGGGGGCGCCGAAATAGAAGCCGAAGTTCTGCATGAACCGCAGCTCTTTCGCGCCGAGCACCTGGAACAGCGTATTCAGCAGATGCGGCCGGGCCTGGAAGTAGCGGATCACCATTTGCTTGACGTCGAGCAGCTGGTCGATGTTGGCGCCGAATTCCTCGGTGAGTTCGCGCAGAATGTCGGGCAACTGCTGGCGCACCCGGGCGTGCACCACCTCGCGCACCTGGGTGGGCAGGTTGTACCAGAGCTGCGGATGTTCGCGGCGCAGGATGTCCTCGACGATGTTCTCGATCTGCGCGTCGGCGACGCTGATGAATTGTTCGGCCAGCTTGTCGGGTTCGAGCTCGCGGTAGAAGTCGGCGACGCTACCGAGTTTGGCCAGCCCCTTGTCCACGGCGATGCTGGCCATTTTGTCGGCACGACTGGGCACGATGCCCTGCCAGCCGATGCGGCCGTCGTAGCTGAGCAGCGGCAGCACTTGAATTCGCTTGGGCAGGAAGGGAAATACCGCACGCAGGCCCGGCAGATGGAAGCCGTGGAAAGCGATCGGCTTGAACAGCATGAGGATGCCGGTCCAGTTGGTGATATAGCCGATGACGCCGGTGAACAGCGGGATCGTCAATAGCTCCAGGAGGATCGTCGGGTGCAACCCGAAAATACTCTCTAACACGACACCCTCCTGCCGGACGCACCCGGTGACCGCCGCCTCACCGGGTCCTCAAACTAGCACCACGCTGTCCGAATTGTGGAGCCAGCCACCGGTGCCGTACCAGACAGCCCGAGACGTCAGTCACAATCGGCGACCGGGATGTCGCACCCGACGGCGGGGGCGGCGAGAATGATCGGGGCCACATTCCGGTGCCGGGGTCATCCGGTTGTGACCCGCGCGGCTCCCGGTTCGGCATACCCGGGGCGTCGCCGCGCAATAATCTGTGGGCAGATTCGTTCATCGGGCAAATACATCGGAGAAGACGTGGCAGACGACAGGACCGGACAGGACATCACCCGAGCCGGTGCTGACCGTTTGGAGCGGCCTGCGAGCAGTCGCTCCGTAGAGCGCAGCTCGGACGTCGAACAGCGGCAGATCAGCAATGAGGCGCGGCTGATCCGCGGCGTGTTCCGGGCGGCCGGGCTGGCCGCCGGTACCGCGGTGCGCGGCGGTCAGTGGGCGGTCAACACCTCCTACGAGGTGACCAAGGAGATCGCTCAGGCCGCCCTGGACGGGGAATCCTCCGCCGATATCGCCGAACGCACCGGCAACGCCCTGCGCTCCATCGCCCGCAGCGCGCTCGGCGTCACCGAGGGGTCGGTGCGCGAAATCGTCAGTTACGTACCGACTTCCGGCAACGGCACCAGTCCAGGTGCCGGTCAGCAGCCCGCTCTGGCCATGGGTTCGCAGGTGCGCTCGGCCAGTGCCGACGAACTGCGCCGGCGCGGGGACGCGCTGCTGGCCCGCTCCGCCGATGTCTACTTCACCGAGGACGTGCATCCGGCCTACGACCGGATCCTGGATCAGCTGGCGCCCGACGAGGCCCGCATCCTGCGTTTCATGGCGCTCAACGGCCCGCAGCCCGCGGTGGACGTGCGTACCAACCGTCCGCTGGGCATCGGCTCGGAACTGGTGCGCGGCGATCTGACCTCGGTGCCGGAGCAATCGGGCGTGCGCTACCCGGACCGGGCGCGCTCGTATCTGATCAACCTGAACCGCCTCGGCCTCACGCTGACCTCGGACGATCCGGTGGTGCTGAGCCGCTACATGGTGCTCGAGGTGCAGCCGGTGGTGGAGGCGGCGCTCAAACAGGCCGGCCGGGCCCCGAAGATCGTTCGCAAAAGTTTTCGACTGACCGAATTCGGCGAGGATTTCTGCCGGACGTGCTTCAGTATCGGTAATTGATCTTTCCCGCCGAATCCGGAGGAGAGATTGATAGCGAGATGATACAAATCTCGTGGAGCATCGTGGCTTCGGATGGGATTGTTGAATTATGGGATCGGCCGAGCAGCACCTAGGTAATCGGGGGACCGACGATGTCTCGGCCATCAGCCGCCTGAAATACCGATATCTGCGCACGCTCGACACCAAGACTTGGGACGAATTCGCCGACACGATGATCCCTGAGGCGACCGCCACCTACAGCGAATACCTGCAGTTCGAATCGCGCGACGCCTTCCTCGCTTTCATGCGCAACACCCTCGGCCCGCACGTCATCACCGAGCACCGCTGCGACCACCCCGAGATCGATGTGGACGGCGATACCGCCACGGGCACTTGGTATCTCGCCGACACGGTGCTCATTCCCGCGCACAACATGCTGCTGCGCGGCGCGGCCTTCTACAGCGACAAATATGTCCGCTGCGAAGACGGGCACTGGCGGATCGCGCACACCGGCTACGAGCGCACCTACGAGGTGGTGCTCTCGCTCAGCGACCTGCCGAGCCTGCGTTTGACCTCCAGCCGCTGGGGGTTGATCGCCCGCGAGGACGGGATCGCCTCGGTCGAGATGGACCCCGAGCAGCCCACGCCCTAGTCGGCCGCCGCGACCAGCGGTTCCAGCGTCATCTTCGGCATTTCCTTCTCGATGTACTGCAACCGCCACTTGTCGCTGAACAGCGCCAGCAGCACACCGTCGCTGCGCGTGAACACCTCCACGCCGCGCTGCCGGCCCAGCTCGTCGGCCGACGCGGCGTCGGTGCGCCGGGCGATGGTGTACGGCAGGAAGTCCAGATGCGTCTCGACGTTGTATTCGCCCAGCATGCGGGCGGTGACGACCTCGAACTGCATCGGGCCGACCGCCGCCAGCACCGGCGAGGCGTCGCCGCGGGCGTCGTTGCGCAGCACCTGCACCACGCCCTCGGAGTCGAGCTGATCGATGGCCTTGCGGAACTGCTTGTACTTGCCCGCCGACTGCGCCCGCAGTACCGCGAAATGCTCCGGCGCGAAGGACGGAATCGGCGGGAACTCCACCTTTTTGTCCACGTACAGGGTGTGACCCGGAGCCAGCGCGGTGGCGTTGACCAGGCCCACCACGTCACCCGGGTAGGCGGTGTCCACGGTGGTGCGGTCCCGGCCGAACACCGTCAGCGCGTACTTGGTGGCGAACGGGCGACCGGTCTGCGCGTGCGTGACGACCATGCCGCGTTCGAATTCGCCCGACACGATCCGCATGAACGCCAGCCGGTCCCGGTGCGCGGTGTCCATACCGGCCTGCACCTTGAAGATCACGGCGCTGAACGGATCGGTGGTCGCCCGCGCGGTGCCGTTGACGTCGGCGCGCGGCCCGGGTGCGGGGGCCAGGGCGACCAGCGTTTCCAGCAGCTGACGCACGCCGAAGTTCAGCATCGCGGAGGCATAGATGACCGGCGAGGTCTGTCCCGCGAGGAACATCTCCTGGTCATGGTCCTGTCCGGTGGCCGAGAGCAGTTCGCTTTCCTCGGCGGCGGTGGCCCAGGCCTCGCCTTCGCGGGCCTCGGCCTCGTCCGGGGTCAGGGATTCCTCCGGAGCGATGGTCGCGCCCCCCGCGGTGCGCGTGAAGTGGATGTACTCCTCGGCTTCGCCCTCGGGGCCGCGGCGCAGCAGGCCGCGGAAATCACCCGCGATACCGACCGGGAGGAACAGGGGAGTGGGCGTCAGGCCGATCCGCTCGCTGATCTCGTCCAGCAACTCCAGCGGCGCCTGGCCCGGACGGTCCCACTTGTTGATGACGGTGATGACCGGGATGCCGCGGTGGCGACACACCTGGAACAGCTTCAAGGTCTGCGGCTCGAGGCCCTTGGCGGCGTCGATCAGCATGACCGCCGCGTCGACGGCGGTCAGCACGCGATAGGTGTCCTCGGAGAAGTCCGAGTGGCCCGGGGTGTCGACGAGGTTGATCACATGATCGATATCGGAGCCCGCGGCCCGGTAGTTGAACTGCAACGCGGTGGAGCTGACCGAGATACCGCGGGCCTTCTCCATCTCCATCCAGTCCGAGACGGTGGACTTGCGCCCGGCCTTACCGTGGATCGCGCCCGCCTCGGAAATCATCCGCGCGTGCAGCGCCAATGCCTCGGTCAGCGTCGACTTACCCGCGTCCGGATGGGAGATCACGGCGAAGGTGCGGCGCCGGGCGACCTCGGCGGGCAGACCTTTTCGAGCGGCCTGCGAGCTGTCACCGGCGGCCTCACGGGAAGTCGAACTGTCGGCGAGTTCCTCAGAGGAGGTCACGGGACAAACCTTTCGCGCGGGACGGCAGCAGACAACCGTTCCAGCTTAGGCGGTGCGCCGTTCATGGCTCCGACCCGGGGTTTCGGCGCAAATGTACAGCGCCTGACCTCCCGATTAATTCCGGGCCATCACCTTGCGGTACAGTGTTCGGGTTGTCTCGGCGAGGGTGTTTTACAGCACCGTGATCGACGCGGCGCGGCTCCATGGCCGTCGTCCTCGTTGTCTTCGCCCGACGAGTAGACCAACTGCCAGGGCTCGTGTTTTTCGATACGACACACCCCTGGCCCACAGCTGACAGCCACCGTAGAGCCGTAGGAGTAGATCTAGTCATGTCTGACGCCAACCTTCTCGAAGCCGCCGTTCGCACCGAGTTCGGTAAGGGCGCCGCCCGCCGCACCCGTCGTGCCGGCAACGTGCCCGCCGTTCTCTACGGCCACGCCACCGACCCCCAGCACCTGGCGCTGGACGCCCAGGCGTTCGCGGCCATCCTGCGTCAGCACGGCACCAACGCGGTGCTGAACCTGGTGATCGACGGCAAGGAGCACCTGGCGCTGACCAAGTCGGTTGTCGTGCACCCGATCCGCCGCTACATCGAGCACGCCGACCTGCTGGTCATCAAGAAGGGCGAGCGGGTCACGGCCGACGTGCACGTCACCCTGGTCGGCGAGCCCGCCGCTGGCACCCTGGTCACCCAGGACGCCACCACCATCTCCATCGAGGCCGACGCGATGAAGCTGCCGGACTCCATCGAGGTCTCGATCGAGGGCGCCGAGGCCGGCACTCAGATCAACGCCGGTGACATCACGCTGCCCGCCGGTGTCGCCCTGATCGTCGACCCGGAGACCTTGATCGTCAACATCATCGCCGCCCCGGCCTCCGCCGAGGAGACCGAGGCCGCCGCCGAAGCCGCCGCCGAGGGCGAGGCCGCCGCCGACGCCGAGAGCGCCGAGTAAGAAACCCCTGGTCATCGCATGACCGACGCCGTGCCCGCGCTCGTGGTCGGACTGGGTAACCCCGGTGCCGAATACGAGCGCACCCGGCACAACATCGGCTTTCTGGTCGCCGACGTGCTCGCCGAGCGCGTCGGCG from Nocardia goodfellowii carries:
- a CDS encoding Abi-alpha family protein is translated as MTESDGGDDISAAERSPDARPSTEIARRPVTPLPVPEPPERTRPSARQTVRAGVGVARVAISAASKVTAWGVGTAADVGKTVVRGSIAGAPAAEVLAEAESEFKGAVRRALGMPGDGAMGPEVPALREQGAALLRLSASTHAESQDIHPAFARMLADLTPDEARILRFLHTDGPQPAIDIRAGRPRALGSERRVSGLTLIGEHAGLRFPNRIQQYLPNLTRLGLIEFVSEPVGNPNRYQILEAQSAARNVLKRSGFGTKVTYRSIILTTFGADFIQTCLPIVVDEGRAAGTQ
- a CDS encoding DUF445 domain-containing protein: MLESIFGLHPTILLELLTIPLFTGVIGYITNWTGILMLFKPIAFHGFHLPGLRAVFPFLPKRIQVLPLLSYDGRIGWQGIVPSRADKMASIAVDKGLAKLGSVADFYRELEPDKLAEQFISVADAQIENIVEDILRREHPQLWYNLPTQVREVVHARVRQQLPDILRELTEEFGANIDQLLDVKQMVIRYFQARPHLLNTLFQVLGAKELRFMQNFGFYFGAPMGLVLVALLHLTGWPSLAVLPVGGVIIGWVVNYVGLNMIFAPAYPKWWCPWRQGLLIKRQSEITDGYAELVSSQVVTVANIGDELLNGPRSDRTMQMLEDTLRPAADRALGPARPAVKFMLGSREYDSLQDTLTKEAKAIAPIAFADPDFNIRQGRQINDYIAKQMSQLSPPDFVDMLRAAIKQDEWLLFLHGGVLGLFAGYAHILIFGTGVATTWL
- a CDS encoding Abi-alpha family protein — encoded protein: MADDRTGQDITRAGADRLERPASSRSVERSSDVEQRQISNEARLIRGVFRAAGLAAGTAVRGGQWAVNTSYEVTKEIAQAALDGESSADIAERTGNALRSIARSALGVTEGSVREIVSYVPTSGNGTSPGAGQQPALAMGSQVRSASADELRRRGDALLARSADVYFTEDVHPAYDRILDQLAPDEARILRFMALNGPQPAVDVRTNRPLGIGSELVRGDLTSVPEQSGVRYPDRARSYLINLNRLGLTLTSDDPVVLSRYMVLEVQPVVEAALKQAGRAPKIVRKSFRLTEFGEDFCRTCFSIGN
- a CDS encoding nuclear transport factor 2 family protein, whose protein sequence is MGSAEQHLGNRGTDDVSAISRLKYRYLRTLDTKTWDEFADTMIPEATATYSEYLQFESRDAFLAFMRNTLGPHVITEHRCDHPEIDVDGDTATGTWYLADTVLIPAHNMLLRGAAFYSDKYVRCEDGHWRIAHTGYERTYEVVLSLSDLPSLRLTSSRWGLIAREDGIASVEMDPEQPTP
- a CDS encoding peptide chain release factor 3; the encoded protein is MPAEVARRRTFAVISHPDAGKSTLTEALALHARMISEAGAIHGKAGRKSTVSDWMEMEKARGISVSSTALQFNYRAAGSDIDHVINLVDTPGHSDFSEDTYRVLTAVDAAVMLIDAAKGLEPQTLKLFQVCRHRGIPVITVINKWDRPGQAPLELLDEISERIGLTPTPLFLPVGIAGDFRGLLRRGPEGEAEEYIHFTRTAGGATIAPEESLTPDEAEAREGEAWATAAEESELLSATGQDHDQEMFLAGQTSPVIYASAMLNFGVRQLLETLVALAPAPGPRADVNGTARATTDPFSAVIFKVQAGMDTAHRDRLAFMRIVSGEFERGMVVTHAQTGRPFATKYALTVFGRDRTTVDTAYPGDVVGLVNATALAPGHTLYVDKKVEFPPIPSFAPEHFAVLRAQSAGKYKQFRKAIDQLDSEGVVQVLRNDARGDASPVLAAVGPMQFEVVTARMLGEYNVETHLDFLPYTIARRTDAASADELGRQRGVEVFTRSDGVLLALFSDKWRLQYIEKEMPKMTLEPLVAAAD
- a CDS encoding 50S ribosomal protein L25/general stress protein Ctc yields the protein MSDANLLEAAVRTEFGKGAARRTRRAGNVPAVLYGHATDPQHLALDAQAFAAILRQHGTNAVLNLVIDGKEHLALTKSVVVHPIRRYIEHADLLVIKKGERVTADVHVTLVGEPAAGTLVTQDATTISIEADAMKLPDSIEVSIEGAEAGTQINAGDITLPAGVALIVDPETLIVNIIAAPASAEETEAAAEAAAEGEAAADAESAE